In the Nicotiana tabacum cultivar K326 chromosome 16, ASM71507v2, whole genome shotgun sequence genome, one interval contains:
- the LOC142170266 gene encoding pentatricopeptide repeat-containing protein At3g22150, chloroplastic-like has protein sequence MLLSALIHMYANCGELESSEGLFNSMEEKDVVSWTALSSAYMNAGLVEEAERRWRIIGCLNEMQKNGMKPKVTSWNGVISGCVQNGYFENGLNVFNEMLRSYDQPNVVTIVSILPACVDLGDLKIGQAIHAYAIKNEFCECVFVKIKEKTTAVLNEVFAAYVDEHKMDAAHSTLKSMQDYGLKPDEVLLNTLLAGHAKWGKERGL, from the exons ATGCTTTTGTCAGCGCTTATTCATATGTATGCAAATTGTGGAGAATTGGAGTCATCGGAGGGTTTATTTAACTCAATGGAAGAAAAAGATGTGGTTTCTTGGACTGCTTTATCATCTGCTTATATGAATGCAGGGCTCGTGGAGGAAGCAGAACGTCGATGGAGGATAATAGG GTGCTTAAATGAGATGCAAAAGAATGGAATGAAACCTAAAGTTACTTCTTGGAATGGTGTAATTTCGGGATGTGTGCAGAATGGTTATTTTGAAAATGGCCTGAATGTGTTTAATGAGATGTTGCGGTCTTATGACCAACCTAATGTTGTGACAATTGTTAGTATTTTACCAGCATGTGTAGACTTGGGTGATCTGAAGATTGGGCAAGCAATTCATGCTTATGCGATTAAAAATGAATTTTGTG AGTGTGTGTTTGTGAAGATAAAGGAGAAAACCACTGCTGTGTTGAACGAGGTGTTCGCTGCTTATGTTGATGAACATAAAATGGATGCTGCACATAGTACTCTTAAGTCAATGCAAGATTATGGCTTAAAACCTGATGAAGTTTTATTGAATACTCTTCTAGCCGGACACGCGAAATGGGGAAAAGAAAGAGGCTTATGA
- the LOC107765781 gene encoding uncharacterized protein LOC107765781 codes for MAASAPLSHTFYTLGFSSSTVSKAPTTLIQPFAQCFQCAHHQFPLNKHSESTKFALSKWDSVIINRSRRSLFKTSLSFQDSAPQTSDDEDSLSELEVSKDEVDEEYSFRLKSLMQVYKEAILVGDVKAIYEIEAAISSVEKERDDLAQKVSALSAEINSGKEKYIRLQADFDNFRKRSEKERLTIRTNAQGEIIESLLPMVDNFERAKRQIKLETEMEKKIDASYQGIYKQFVEIMKSLRVAVVPTVGKPFDPALHEAVAREESQEFNDGIIIEEFRRGFLLGDRLLRPAMVKVSAGPGKRIPSSVAQKSAAATTGVDDN; via the exons ATGGCAGCTTCGGCTCCTCTTTCTCACACTTTCTACACACTTGGCTTTTCATCTTCTACGGTTTCTAAAGCCCCAACAACCTTAATTCAGCCTTTTGCTCAATGTTTTCAATGCGCTCATCACCAATTTCCCCTCAACAAACATTCTGAAAGCACTAAATTTGCTCTCTCTAAATGGGACTCTGTAATTATCAACCGTAGCAGACGTTCCTTGTTCAAAACCTCTCTCTCGTTCCAAGACTCTGCTCCTCAA ACGAGTGATGACGAGGATAGCCTCAGTGAATTGGAAGTGTCAAAAGATGAAGTAGATGAGGAATATTCATTTAGATTGAAGTCCCTCATGCAAGTTTACAAGGAGGCCATCCTAGTAGGAGATGTAAAGGCTATATATGAAATTGAGGCAGCCATATCCTCGGTGGAAAAGGAGAGAGATGACTTGGCCCAAAAAGTCTCAGCTCTATCAGCAGAGATCAATTCTGGGAAGGAAAAATATATCCGCTTGCAAGCAGATTTTGATAATTTTAGGAAAAGAtctgagaaagagagactaacaATCAGGACAAATGCTCAAGGGGAAATAATTGAGAGCCTCTTGCCCATGGTTGATAACTTTGAGAGAGCTAAGCGACAGATCAAACTAGAAACTGAGATGGAAAAGAAAATTGATGCAAGTTACCAGGGAATATACAAACAATTCGTGGAGATAATGAAGAGCTTGCGTGTCGCTGTTGTTCCAACTGTTGGCAAACCATTTGATCCTGCG CTACATGAGGCTGTTGCTCGTGAGGAATCTCAGGAGTTTAATGATGGAATAATAATAGAAGAATTCCGCCGTGGGTTTTTACTTGGAGACCGCCTGCTAAGGCCTGCAATGGTTAAGGTTTCAGCAGGACCGGGCAAAAGGATACCCTCTTCAGTCGCACAGAAATCCGCAGCAGCAACTACCGGAGTTGATGATAACTAA